The following are encoded together in the Anaerostipes caccae L1-92 genome:
- a CDS encoding IMP cyclohydrolase, producing MKMLSLENELKGNSYPGRGIVIGKSPNGAYAVTAYFIMGRSENSRNRVFIEDGKGIRTQAFDPSKLSDPSLIIYAPVKVLGNKTIVTNGDQTDTIYELMDKQQTFEQALRTREFEPDAPNYTPRISGIMHVENGTYNYAMSILKSNNGNPDACNRYTFAYENPVSGEGHFIHTYMQDGDPLPSFEGEPKLIGLDDDIDAFTSRVWESLNEDNKVSLFVRYIDIKTGEYETRIVNKNQ from the coding sequence ATGAAGATGTTGTCATTAGAAAACGAGTTAAAAGGGAATTCATACCCTGGAAGAGGAATTGTGATCGGGAAGTCACCAAACGGGGCCTATGCAGTGACTGCATATTTTATCATGGGAAGAAGCGAAAACAGCAGAAACCGTGTGTTTATTGAGGACGGAAAAGGTATCCGGACACAGGCTTTTGATCCGTCAAAGCTGAGTGATCCGAGCCTTATCATCTATGCTCCGGTCAAGGTATTAGGAAATAAAACAATCGTGACCAACGGAGACCAGACGGATACGATCTACGAGCTCATGGATAAACAGCAGACATTTGAACAGGCATTGAGGACGAGAGAGTTTGAGCCGGATGCACCGAATTATACTCCGCGTATTTCAGGCATTATGCATGTGGAAAACGGAACCTACAACTATGCAATGTCTATTTTAAAGAGCAATAACGGTAATCCGGATGCATGTAACCGGTATACATTTGCCTATGAGAATCCGGTAAGCGGGGAGGGACATTTCATTCATACCTATATGCAGGACGGAGATCCGCTTCCGAGTTTTGAGGGAGAGCCTAAATTAATCGGCTTAGACGATGATATTGATGCGTTTACAAGCCGTGTGTGGGAAAGCCTGAATGAAGACAACAAAGTATCTCTGTTTGTGCGCTACATTGATATCAAAACAGGAGAATATGAAACAAGGATCGTGAACAAGAATCAATAG
- the mgsA gene encoding methylglyoxal synthase: MIIALIAHDKKKDEMVEFAKKHKETLAKYDLVATGTTGKRVEEATGLPVKKYLSGPYGGDQQLGGRIAEGKIGLVVFFRDPLTAQPHEPDVSALLRVCDVHKVPAVTNTAAAELMIQMF; this comes from the coding sequence ATGATTATTGCATTGATCGCACATGACAAGAAAAAAGACGAGATGGTGGAATTTGCAAAGAAGCATAAAGAAACATTAGCAAAATATGACTTGGTCGCAACCGGTACAACCGGAAAACGGGTAGAGGAAGCCACAGGACTTCCGGTGAAGAAATATTTGTCAGGACCGTATGGAGGAGACCAGCAGCTGGGAGGCAGAATTGCAGAGGGAAAGATCGGACTGGTTGTTTTTTTCCGGGACCCACTGACTGCACAGCCCCATGAGCCGGACGTGTCTGCACTGCTTCGTGTCTGTGATGTGCACAAGGTACCGGCAGTCACCAACACTGCGGCGGCAGAACTGATGATTCAAATGTTTTAA
- a CDS encoding GH25 family lysozyme: MKKSFLRAAKKVFAVLLTVSLMSAALPVLVNGNQSEPKQKEGQGAENSWRYKNGTPIYPGQSFSRASKPYSNAWNKVNGMFVNDLGNPIPGAVKKGIDVSQHQGKIDWEMVKASGIDFAVIRCANSTYDEDTQWQYNVKECERLGIPYGVYIFSQAKNTAQAQAEARFTLKLLTGHKPNYPIYMDLEANSISNLSKNQYSKNAEAFKAVLKTAGYSNIGIYANTSWWKEKLTSSAFNKYSKWVAQWASKCTYTGSYQMWQCTDRGIVSGIRGNVDINFLISSIPAKNIKLNKKSLSLKKGSSYTLRSYIEPRNSYPSVQWSSSSSSVASVSSSGKVTAKKVGTAVITGRTGNGKKASCKITVIPKTNKIKKLKKSGSKGIKISWSKISGVSKYQIYMSRKKSSGFKRIATVSAKKASYTKGKLKKKKRYYFKVRSYQTVKKKKIYSKFSKVKSLKR, translated from the coding sequence ATGAAGAAAAGTTTTTTAAGAGCGGCAAAGAAAGTTTTCGCGGTACTTTTGACTGTCAGTTTGATGTCGGCTGCACTGCCGGTACTCGTAAACGGTAACCAATCAGAACCTAAACAGAAGGAAGGACAGGGAGCAGAGAACAGCTGGCGTTACAAAAACGGTACACCGATCTATCCCGGACAGTCTTTCAGCAGAGCTTCAAAACCATATTCAAATGCCTGGAATAAAGTCAACGGCATGTTTGTCAATGATCTGGGGAATCCGATTCCGGGCGCAGTGAAAAAGGGGATAGATGTCAGTCAGCATCAGGGAAAGATTGACTGGGAGATGGTGAAAGCATCAGGGATTGATTTTGCTGTTATCCGGTGCGCAAACAGCACATATGACGAAGATACTCAGTGGCAATATAATGTAAAAGAGTGTGAACGATTGGGTATTCCATATGGAGTATATATCTTTTCTCAGGCAAAAAACACGGCTCAAGCTCAGGCAGAAGCAAGATTTACTTTAAAATTATTAACCGGACATAAACCGAATTATCCTATATACATGGATCTGGAAGCTAATTCGATCAGTAATCTGTCAAAGAATCAATATAGTAAAAATGCAGAGGCATTTAAGGCTGTTTTAAAGACAGCCGGATATTCTAACATAGGTATTTACGCTAATACAAGCTGGTGGAAAGAAAAATTGACAAGTTCTGCATTTAATAAATATTCCAAGTGGGTTGCCCAGTGGGCAAGCAAATGCACTTATACAGGCAGCTATCAGATGTGGCAGTGCACCGACAGAGGCATAGTCAGCGGCATCAGAGGAAATGTGGATATAAACTTTCTGATCAGCAGCATTCCGGCAAAAAACATCAAACTGAATAAAAAATCCCTGTCGCTGAAGAAAGGTTCCTCCTATACACTGAGAAGTTACATAGAACCTAGGAACTCATATCCTTCAGTTCAGTGGTCCAGCTCCAGTTCGTCTGTGGCATCGGTCAGTTCGTCAGGCAAAGTGACGGCGAAAAAGGTAGGGACAGCGGTTATCACCGGAAGAACAGGAAACGGAAAAAAGGCTTCCTGCAAAATTACGGTGATCCCAAAGACGAATAAAATAAAGAAGCTGAAGAAGAGCGGATCAAAGGGGATTAAAATAAGCTGGTCAAAAATTTCCGGCGTGTCTAAATATCAGATTTACATGTCCAGGAAAAAGTCTTCCGGTTTTAAAAGGATAGCAACTGTATCTGCAAAAAAAGCATCTTACACAAAAGGCAAGTTAAAAAAGAAAAAAAGGTACTATTTTAAAGTCAGATCGTATCAGACTGTAAAGAAAAAGAAAATTTACAGTAAATTTTCTAAAGTAAAATCTCTTAAGCGGTGA
- a CDS encoding type II secretion system protein, producing MNRLRGNKKGFTLVELIVVLVILAILIALLVPTLTGYIDRANKRSAHADLKLIANAATSAYAEVYADNNSKNGEVIYSSGAGWSHEQGTTIDTDFKDSFMHYLGSDIDFSKVQYLYISPDRLTIIYKYKSKNYTYQRYDNTVTIK from the coding sequence ATGAATCGTTTAAGAGGGAACAAAAAAGGATTTACTTTAGTTGAATTAATCGTCGTGCTGGTTATTCTGGCGATCCTGATCGCTTTGCTGGTGCCGACTCTGACCGGGTACATAGACAGAGCCAACAAACGCTCGGCCCATGCGGATTTAAAGCTGATCGCAAACGCTGCTACTTCTGCCTATGCGGAGGTTTATGCTGACAACAACAGTAAAAATGGTGAAGTAATCTATTCTTCGGGAGCCGGCTGGAGCCATGAGCAGGGTACCACCATAGATACCGATTTTAAGGATTCCTTCATGCATTATTTGGGAAGTGACATTGACTTTAGTAAAGTCCAGTATTTATACATCAGCCCGGACCGCCTGACGATTATCTACAAATATAAATCTAAAAACTATACTTATCAGAGATACGATAACACCGTCACCATTAAATAA
- a CDS encoding GH25 family lysozyme, with the protein MRVKGVKNKLAVFISAIVLAAGISYINHASVFAEEKSAEEHDPANSWRFKDGKPVKQQEPIGPSMTARGARAVANAWTKVNGVFLNSLGDPIPNATARGIDVSKWNEKVDWEKVKADGVDYAILKIGSRKNSTDRDDPTWAYNSSECERIGMPYGAYIYSYATSITDAKKEAEYVIRCIKGKKLCYPIYYDMEDNVQEGLSNKILGQIAVTFINTLSDAGYKDVGVYANKYWFTEKLTSTVFNEYPRWVAQYNYHCNYSGTYHMWQCTDSGKVSGIGTNVDLNFKIGSWNVNALQTISVSSIKLNKTSLKLKNGSSYTLKKSIAPSNASNKTVTWTSSNKKVAAVSSRGKITAKGVGKATITAKTSNGKKAVCKVTVRPRTNKIKKLKKSGRKSIKVTWSKVSGTTKYQIYMSKKKSSGYKRVKTASAKTFSFTKKGLKRGKRYYFKIRSYKTVGKTKYYSSYSPIKSIKR; encoded by the coding sequence GTGAGAGTAAAAGGGGTAAAGAATAAACTTGCAGTATTTATTTCAGCAATCGTATTGGCTGCTGGAATTTCTTACATCAACCATGCTTCTGTTTTTGCGGAAGAAAAAAGTGCGGAAGAACATGATCCGGCCAACAGTTGGCGGTTTAAAGATGGAAAACCGGTAAAACAGCAGGAGCCGATAGGTCCATCTATGACGGCCAGAGGAGCCAGAGCGGTAGCTAATGCTTGGACAAAAGTAAATGGAGTATTCCTAAATTCTCTGGGTGACCCTATTCCAAATGCAACTGCAAGGGGCATTGATGTAAGCAAATGGAATGAAAAAGTTGATTGGGAAAAAGTTAAGGCAGATGGAGTGGATTATGCAATTTTAAAAATAGGATCCAGAAAGAATTCAACGGATCGGGATGATCCTACTTGGGCATATAATTCATCTGAATGTGAACGGATTGGAATGCCTTACGGGGCTTATATTTACTCTTACGCAACGAGTATAACAGATGCCAAAAAAGAAGCAGAATATGTAATACGATGCATAAAGGGGAAAAAGCTATGTTATCCGATATATTACGATATGGAAGATAATGTTCAGGAAGGATTGTCCAACAAAATTCTCGGGCAGATCGCGGTTACTTTTATAAATACATTATCGGATGCTGGATATAAGGATGTAGGGGTATATGCTAATAAGTATTGGTTTACTGAGAAGCTTACAAGTACTGTCTTTAATGAGTATCCAAGATGGGTTGCACAGTACAATTACCACTGTAATTATAGCGGAACTTATCATATGTGGCAGTGTACAGATTCTGGAAAGGTCAGCGGAATCGGTACGAATGTAGATCTGAATTTTAAAATAGGCTCATGGAACGTCAATGCACTGCAGACGATATCTGTTTCGTCAATAAAGCTGAATAAGACAAGCCTGAAGCTTAAGAACGGTTCTTCCTATACATTGAAAAAATCAATCGCGCCATCCAATGCTTCCAACAAAACGGTGACATGGACCAGTTCCAATAAAAAAGTGGCAGCTGTTTCTTCCAGGGGAAAGATCACTGCAAAGGGCGTGGGGAAAGCAACGATCACAGCGAAGACATCCAACGGGAAAAAGGCAGTCTGCAAGGTTACGGTACGGCCCAGGACGAACAAAATTAAAAAGCTTAAAAAATCGGGAAGGAAAAGCATTAAGGTTACCTGGTCAAAAGTTAGCGGTACTACAAAATATCAGATTTATATGTCAAAAAAGAAATCTTCCGGATATAAAAGGGTAAAAACTGCATCAGCTAAAACATTCAGTTTTACCAAAAAAGGACTGAAGAGAGGCAAACGTTACTATTTTAAAATACGTTCTTATAAAACAGTTGGAAAAACCAAGTATTACAGCAGCTACAGTCCAATCAAATCAATAAAAAGATAG
- the sigE gene encoding RNA polymerase sporulation sigma factor SigE: MGGCTVLKLNVTCQKRTFLAKGKEIHYIGGAEILPAPLEAKEEEKMIHKLGTAEEPEARAKLIERNLRLVVYIAKKFDNTGIGVEDLISIGTIGLIKAINTFNPAKKIKLATYASRCIENEILMYLRRNNKTKMEVSIDEPLNVDWDGNELLLSDILGTDEDIIYRDLEHEVDRKLLLNAMKILSDRERKIIELRFGINQKDGEEKTQKEVADLMGISQSYISRLEKKIIKRLKREMSRMGCV, from the coding sequence ATGGGAGGTTGTACAGTGCTGAAACTTAATGTGACATGCCAAAAGAGGACTTTTTTAGCGAAAGGAAAAGAAATCCACTACATAGGGGGTGCAGAAATTCTGCCGGCTCCTCTGGAAGCAAAGGAAGAGGAGAAGATGATACATAAGCTCGGGACAGCGGAGGAGCCGGAAGCCAGGGCAAAATTAATTGAGCGGAATCTGCGGCTTGTAGTCTACATAGCAAAGAAATTTGACAATACAGGGATCGGTGTTGAAGATTTAATATCCATTGGGACGATTGGACTGATCAAAGCCATCAATACATTTAATCCGGCCAAAAAGATCAAACTTGCTACCTACGCTTCCAGATGCATTGAGAATGAAATTCTGATGTATTTGAGAAGAAATAACAAGACGAAGATGGAAGTGTCCATCGATGAACCGCTGAATGTGGATTGGGACGGAAATGAACTTCTGCTCTCGGATATACTCGGAACAGACGAAGACATTATTTACAGGGACCTGGAGCATGAGGTGGACAGGAAGCTTTTGCTGAATGCCATGAAGATCCTCTCTGACCGGGAGAGAAAGATCATTGAGCTGAGATTCGGCATCAACCAGAAGGATGGGGAGGAGAAAACACAGAAAGAGGTTGCCGATTTAATGGGAATCTCCCAGTCGTACATATCCAGATTGGAAAAGAAGATTATTAAAAGATTAAAGAGAGAGATGTCCCGGATGGGGTGTGTCTGA
- a CDS encoding sigma-E processing peptidase SpoIIGA translates to MFLEQWLVLLGLLLILRSSLKSQSSVWRILLASAAGSGLGCLTAWAAEGNQAVQLGFLAASIGATSWLAFPLSLRKSLICSGYLFALSALLGGLWSFVKYRLSIHIWIFGCFAAFLLLAFLYCAVWENIRSQKDSLYQVSFELLGRTVRVTAYLDTGNFLYEPIEKIPVSVMEEQALNPYLDESLTILIEKHKLKDIRMIPYRTVGRENGLMMGILVANIRIKNSSQTWMAERGLIGLSEHPLSRDGHYQLLLHPDLVR, encoded by the coding sequence ATGTTTTTGGAACAGTGGCTGGTCCTCCTGGGGCTGCTGCTTATTTTAAGAAGTTCGCTGAAATCACAGAGTTCTGTCTGGCGTATCCTGCTGGCATCAGCGGCCGGAAGCGGACTCGGGTGTCTGACGGCATGGGCGGCGGAAGGAAATCAGGCAGTCCAGCTTGGATTTCTCGCGGCAAGCATCGGAGCGACCTCCTGGCTTGCATTTCCGCTCTCTCTGAGAAAAAGTCTGATATGTTCCGGATATTTATTTGCACTCTCAGCCTTGCTGGGCGGACTGTGGAGCTTCGTGAAATACCGTTTATCTATCCATATCTGGATTTTCGGCTGTTTTGCGGCGTTTCTCCTCTTGGCTTTTTTGTATTGTGCAGTCTGGGAAAATATCAGGAGCCAGAAAGATTCCTTATACCAGGTATCATTTGAACTCCTTGGCAGGACGGTCAGAGTCACTGCCTATTTGGATACGGGGAATTTTTTATACGAACCTATAGAAAAGATCCCGGTTTCCGTCATGGAGGAACAGGCACTGAATCCATATTTAGATGAATCATTAACCATTTTAATAGAAAAACATAAGCTAAAAGATATAAGAATGATTCCATACAGGACGGTTGGCAGGGAAAACGGCCTGATGATGGGGATTCTTGTAGCTAATATCAGAATCAAGAATAGCAGCCAGACATGGATGGCAGAAAGAGGATTGATAGGACTGTCAGAGCACCCGCTTTCCCGGGACGGCCACTATCAGTTACTGCTCCATCCGGATCTGGTCAGATAA
- the ftsZ gene encoding cell division protein FtsZ, with product MVEIMPNVESTQARILVIGVGGAGNNAVNRMVDENIQGVELVGINTDRQALSLCKCSTKIQIGEKLTKGLGAGAKPEIGEAAVEENRDEITQLVQGADMVFVTCGMGGGTGTGAAPVIAEISKSLGILTVGVVTKPFTFEGKPRMNNAVAGVARLQDQVDTMIVIPNDKLLQICEKKTTIPDALKKADEVLQQGVQGITDMIYNPGLINVDFADIQTVMRDKGIAHIGMGVADEELEAIKAAMESPLLETTVSGATDIIVNFSGDVGMLEAQQAVEYLKDTAGQEVNVIFGTVNSDMGDQISATIVATGIQSEAGARGAGFKKKSITPPPVFSGQPIYSSQPKSEPAETAESTYGSKEQETASVEDHDSKIVIPEFLLKSRRK from the coding sequence GTGGTCGAGATTATGCCGAATGTAGAAAGCACACAAGCCAGAATTTTAGTCATTGGAGTCGGGGGAGCCGGCAACAATGCAGTGAACCGCATGGTTGACGAAAATATACAGGGAGTGGAACTTGTAGGAATTAACACGGACAGGCAGGCCCTGTCTTTATGCAAGTGCTCTACGAAGATCCAGATAGGAGAAAAGCTGACCAAAGGTCTCGGTGCCGGTGCGAAACCTGAGATCGGAGAGGCAGCGGTGGAAGAAAACCGGGATGAGATCACACAGCTGGTACAGGGTGCCGATATGGTCTTTGTCACCTGCGGTATGGGAGGCGGAACAGGTACCGGAGCAGCACCGGTGATTGCCGAGATTTCAAAGTCTCTTGGTATTTTGACCGTCGGTGTTGTCACAAAGCCTTTTACTTTTGAAGGAAAGCCAAGAATGAACAATGCTGTCGCGGGAGTGGCGCGTCTTCAGGATCAGGTGGACACGATGATCGTGATTCCGAATGACAAGCTGCTTCAGATCTGCGAGAAGAAAACAACCATTCCGGACGCACTCAAAAAAGCTGATGAAGTGCTTCAGCAGGGTGTTCAGGGAATTACCGATATGATCTACAATCCTGGTCTTATCAATGTTGACTTTGCAGACATCCAGACGGTTATGCGCGATAAGGGTATTGCACACATCGGTATGGGTGTTGCGGATGAGGAATTGGAAGCAATCAAGGCAGCCATGGAAAGCCCGCTTCTGGAAACTACAGTTTCCGGAGCGACCGATATCATCGTCAATTTCTCAGGTGATGTGGGTATGCTGGAGGCACAGCAGGCAGTAGAGTACTTGAAGGATACGGCTGGACAAGAAGTCAACGTTATCTTCGGCACTGTCAACTCTGATATGGGTGACCAGATCAGCGCAACTATCGTTGCCACGGGGATCCAGTCTGAGGCAGGAGCCAGAGGAGCAGGATTTAAGAAGAAAAGCATTACTCCTCCTCCCGTTTTTTCCGGACAGCCTATCTACAGCAGTCAGCCGAAAAGTGAGCCTGCTGAAACAGCAGAATCTACATATGGGAGCAAAGAACAGGAGACTGCCAGTGTAGAGGATCATGATTCAAAGATCGTGATTCCGGAGTTTTTATTAAAGAGCAGAAGAAAATAA
- a CDS encoding cell division protein FtsQ/DivIB, whose protein sequence is MDKNEKIITINQAKKQQKGPGNKKKIIGCIAGLLFLLCIILFAVFQTKKIVIKGNSHYTEGEIAAALKDNTYTGNGLILFLRNKIAPVKTLPFVDSVTITLKGTDQVTVQVNEKKRAGCLNYNGKYVYFDKEGYALEIYEKHYDDVPLVTGLNYKKIALGEKIPEKKTAVFEQILKITMAIDKYDLPVSQIHFNAEGKALLISGDLTINLWNSRELDLKLTELTGILPKMKGKKGTISMKYFTKDNPVAIFKKKK, encoded by the coding sequence ATGGATAAAAATGAAAAAATAATTACAATCAATCAGGCAAAAAAACAGCAGAAGGGCCCTGGGAATAAGAAAAAAATTATCGGCTGCATTGCCGGCCTGCTGTTTCTTCTCTGTATTATTTTATTTGCAGTATTCCAGACGAAAAAGATTGTCATAAAAGGGAACAGCCATTACACAGAGGGTGAGATAGCGGCCGCACTGAAGGACAATACATACACGGGCAACGGGCTGATCCTGTTTCTGAGAAATAAGATTGCGCCTGTAAAGACGCTTCCGTTCGTAGACTCTGTAACGATAACTCTTAAGGGGACGGATCAGGTGACGGTGCAGGTCAATGAGAAAAAACGGGCAGGGTGTCTGAACTATAACGGGAAATATGTTTATTTCGATAAGGAAGGCTATGCGCTGGAAATTTATGAGAAACACTATGATGATGTGCCGCTGGTCACAGGGCTGAATTATAAAAAAATTGCTCTCGGTGAAAAAATACCGGAGAAGAAGACTGCCGTATTTGAGCAGATACTAAAAATTACCATGGCCATCGACAAGTATGATCTTCCGGTAAGCCAGATCCATTTTAATGCAGAAGGGAAAGCCCTTCTGATCAGCGGAGATTTAACGATTAATCTGTGGAACAGCCGGGAGCTGGACTTGAAGCTTACAGAGCTTACAGGTATCCTTCCTAAGATGAAAGGCAAGAAGGGTACCATCTCGATGAAATATTTTACAAAGGACAATCCGGTAGCGATTTTCAAGAAGAAAAAGTAG
- a CDS encoding FtsW/RodA/SpoVE family cell cycle protein, producing MKKSRVSEKYMPKRRYLDYPMLFIVMFLVGFGLVMIFSTSSYKSTLNFGNPYHWLIRQCFAVGVGAVFMAALTWFDYRILNAKIIAYGCYGLSVALLIIVLFIGAAKKGAVRWISIGGFQFQPSEVAKIFLVIYLAYILSQNAHRMRTMAAAVKVIIRCLPIIGLVAYQNLSTAIVLTAMVGVMIFVVSPKTKELLGIALSGVAGLVLYLTFSNSYRNERVAIWKNPETHPKGLQTMQALYAIGSGGLFGKGLGQSMQKMGFIPESHNDMIFSIICEELGLFGAVCLILLFMLLIWRMLLIAMNSDDLFGSLIVIGFMIHIGVQVFINIAVVTNTIPPTGIPLPFISYGGTSILVVMAEMGLVLSVSRKIRM from the coding sequence TTGAAAAAAAGCAGAGTCAGTGAAAAATACATGCCAAAGCGGCGTTATCTCGATTATCCGATGCTTTTTATCGTGATGTTTCTCGTGGGATTCGGCCTGGTTATGATCTTTAGTACAAGTTCATATAAGAGTACACTGAACTTTGGGAATCCGTATCACTGGCTCATCAGGCAGTGTTTTGCAGTTGGAGTGGGAGCGGTCTTTATGGCAGCACTCACATGGTTTGACTACAGGATTCTCAATGCAAAGATCATTGCCTATGGCTGCTATGGCCTCAGCGTGGCACTGCTGATCATCGTATTATTTATCGGTGCCGCTAAAAAAGGAGCTGTGCGCTGGATCTCCATCGGAGGATTCCAGTTCCAGCCTTCCGAAGTCGCAAAAATTTTCCTTGTGATCTATCTGGCATACATATTATCACAGAATGCCCATCGGATGCGTACGATGGCTGCTGCTGTAAAAGTTATCATCCGATGTCTGCCGATCATCGGACTGGTTGCCTATCAGAACTTAAGTACGGCGATCGTTTTGACGGCAATGGTCGGGGTCATGATTTTTGTGGTAAGTCCGAAAACCAAAGAGCTTCTGGGAATTGCCCTTTCAGGTGTCGCAGGATTAGTGCTTTATCTGACGTTTTCCAACAGTTACCGGAACGAACGTGTGGCGATATGGAAAAATCCGGAGACTCACCCGAAAGGACTTCAGACCATGCAGGCACTGTATGCCATCGGTTCCGGAGGCCTGTTTGGGAAGGGCCTTGGCCAGAGCATGCAGAAGATGGGGTTCATACCGGAATCCCACAATGATATGATCTTCTCGATCATTTGTGAGGAGCTGGGCTTATTCGGAGCTGTCTGTCTGATCCTTCTGTTTATGCTTTTAATATGGAGAATGCTTTTGATCGCTATGAATTCGGATGATCTGTTCGGGTCCCTGATCGTGATCGGATTTATGATTCATATCGGAGTGCAGGTATTTATAAACATAGCGGTTGTAACAAATACGATCCCTCCGACCGGTATCCCTCTGCCGTTTATAAGTTACGGCGGAACTTCAATCCTGGTCGTTATGGCGGAGATGGGGCTGGTTTTATCGGTATCCAGGAAAATACGCATGTAG
- the murD gene encoding UDP-N-acetylmuramoyl-L-alanine--D-glutamate ligase, with product MTLKDKKVLVAGAGKSGIGSASLLIRSGASVSLYDGNEHLKAQDIYDKLEGKKEIPLILGELTPGAEEEFDLLVLSPGISVNAPVSKQFMDSGRPVWSEIELAYQVSRGQIAAITGTNGKTTTTALVGEIMKCFYSDVYVVGNIGTPYTSVALDTKDESVIVAEISSFQLETIQDFRPQVSAVLNITPDHLDRHGTVEVYARTKESIGKNQTGDQVMVLNYEDPVTRNMAERANARVVFFSLDHELEEGVYFKDGSFMLAENKTVQTICTEADINLLGGHNYENILAAIAVSHYMGVPAEQIRKGVSGFKGVEHRIEYVDTIKDVAYYNDSKGTNTDAAIKGIKAMNRPTFLIGGGYDKKAEYDDWIEAFDGKVKELILLGATAEKIGKTAEAHGFSRIVYVDTLEEAVEYASKHAVSGDAVLLSPACASWGMFPNYEVRGDRFKEYVNKLKER from the coding sequence ATGACATTAAAAGATAAGAAGGTTTTAGTTGCGGGAGCGGGGAAAAGCGGAATAGGATCTGCCAGTCTCCTGATCCGTTCCGGGGCATCTGTCAGTCTGTATGACGGAAATGAACACTTGAAGGCACAGGATATTTATGACAAACTGGAGGGAAAAAAAGAGATTCCGCTGATTCTTGGAGAACTCACACCGGGAGCAGAGGAGGAGTTTGATCTCTTAGTACTTAGCCCGGGAATTTCTGTCAATGCTCCGGTATCAAAGCAGTTTATGGATTCCGGCAGGCCTGTCTGGAGTGAGATTGAACTCGCGTATCAGGTATCCAGGGGACAGATTGCGGCTATCACAGGCACGAATGGAAAGACAACGACCACAGCGCTGGTGGGAGAGATCATGAAGTGTTTTTACAGCGACGTGTATGTGGTTGGAAATATCGGAACACCGTATACGAGCGTTGCTTTGGATACAAAAGACGAAAGCGTAATTGTGGCCGAGATCAGCAGTTTTCAGCTGGAAACGATACAGGACTTCCGTCCTCAGGTTTCAGCGGTTTTAAATATTACACCGGACCATCTGGACCGGCATGGGACAGTAGAAGTCTATGCAAGGACAAAGGAATCCATTGGAAAAAACCAGACCGGAGATCAGGTTATGGTTCTGAACTATGAAGACCCAGTGACCAGAAATATGGCTGAGAGGGCAAACGCCAGGGTCGTATTTTTCAGCCTGGATCATGAACTGGAAGAAGGAGTCTATTTTAAAGACGGATCTTTCATGCTTGCAGAAAACAAAACAGTACAGACCATATGTACAGAAGCCGATATCAACCTTCTGGGCGGGCATAATTATGAAAATATTTTGGCGGCGATCGCGGTATCCCACTATATGGGGGTTCCGGCAGAGCAGATCAGAAAGGGAGTTTCTGGTTTTAAAGGAGTGGAACACCGCATAGAATATGTAGATACCATTAAAGATGTTGCATACTACAATGATTCTAAGGGAACCAACACCGACGCGGCCATCAAAGGGATCAAGGCCATGAACCGTCCCACGTTCCTGATCGGGGGAGGGTACGATAAGAAGGCAGAATATGATGACTGGATCGAGGCCTTTGACGGCAAAGTGAAGGAACTGATCCTTTTGGGCGCGACGGCGGAGAAGATCGGTAAAACAGCCGAAGCCCACGGTTTTTCCCGAATTGTATATGTAGATACTCTGGAAGAAGCAGTGGAGTATGCATCAAAGCATGCAGTTTCCGGCGATGCAGTTCTTTTATCTCCGGCCTGCGCAAGCTGGGGGATGTTCCCGAACTATGAGGTACGGGGCGACCGCTTCAAGGAGTATGTAAACAAATTAAAGGAGCGCTAA